A window of the Gossypium hirsutum isolate 1008001.06 chromosome A03, Gossypium_hirsutum_v2.1, whole genome shotgun sequence genome harbors these coding sequences:
- the LOC107887553 gene encoding uncharacterized protein, which yields MAGEMIENAIRCGKIEGEAAKRSAPRRKDNKVNNTSSFNSKAFTVGQPKVAADGQQGSQRQESGVNVIGKASERMMKENVAEVRMPMKVIWEEMMKREMITSGKEREKMGNYCEFHGEEGHEAQNCEEFKALVQGFIDNKELQNFEPAKDHISLPGNNEVGTPAVPKVIIHKPTPFPYKDSKKVPWNYDCSVTRPEEENIASASKDVQAEGSHARSGKRYDTGASEWSPQKQKVSRWRRRAKYPSMSHVVEQLRKQPACILVLALLLSSEAHREALMKVLNETYVTHDISVNKLDRLVNNISADNFIYFNDDKIPPGGRGSTKALHITTRCKGYTLPSVLVDNGSALNVLPLSTLNRLPIDDSHMKTCQNMVRAFNGTERKVMGRIDIPLEIGPNMYEIYFLVMDIKPSYNCLLDRPWIHSTGAVPSSLYQKLKLVIDGRLITINAEEDIIVAVTSKAPYVETNEESIECSFRSLEFVNVTFISEGSELLVPMIATATRMALQMMAGKGALPGKCLGKYLQ from the exons ATGGCgggagagatgattgagaatgccataagatGTGGCAAAATTGAGGGGGAAGCGGCCAAAAGATCGGCACCAAGGAGAAAAGACAATAAGGTAAACAACACGAGTAGCTTCAACTCAAAGGCGTtcacagttggtcaacccaaaGTAGCTGCGGATGGGCAACAGGGTTCTCAAAGGCAGGAATCAG GAGTGAATGTCATTGGCAAAGCTAGTGAAAGAATGATGAAGGAAAATGTTGCTGAGGTGAGGATGCCTATGAAGGTGATTTGGGAAGAGATGATGAAGAGAGAGATGATAACCTCtgggaaagaaagagaaaaaatggggaactactgtgagttccatggaGAAGAGGGTCATGAGGCCCAAAATTGTGAAGAATTTAAAGCCTTGGTGCAAGGCTTTATAGATAATAAAGAGCTACAAAATTTTGAG CCGGCCAAGGATCATATCTCTCTGCCAGGGAATAACGAAGTGGGGACACCAGCAGTGCCCAAGGTCATTATCCATAAACctactcctttcccttacaaggatagcaagaaAGTACCATGGAATTATGACTGTAGTGTGACAAGGCCAGAGGAAGAGAATATAGCCAGCGCATCTAAAGACGTGCAAGCGGAAGGTTCCCACGCGCGGagtgggaagcgttatgataCGGGGGCGTCAGAGTGGAGCCCACAAAAACAAAAGGTGTCGAGGTGGAGAAGGAGAGCGAAGTACCCATCAATGAGCCA cgtggtcgagcagttgcgtaaGCAGCCAGCTTGCATATTAGTATTGGCTCTACTTTTGAGTTCTGAGGCACATAGGGAAgcattgatgaaggtgcttaacgaaacatatgtcacTCATGACATATCTGTTAATAAGCTGGACCGGTTGGTGAACAACATTAGCGCGGATAATTTCATCTACTTTAATGATGATAAAATCCCACCGGGGGGCAGAGGGTCAACTAAGGCCTTGCATATTACTACTCGATGCAAGGGGTACACACTTCCAAGCGTGCTCGTTGATAATGGATCGGCTTTGAATGTTCTACCATTGTCTACATTAAACAGATTACCCATCGACGATTCTCACATGAAGACATGTCAGAATATGGTAAGAGCCTTCAACGGCACAGAAAGGAAGGTAATGGGAAGAATTGACATTCCCTTGGAAATTGGGCCGAACATGTATGAAATatatttcttggtaatggatatcaagccttcctATAATTGCTTATTAGAcaggccatggatacactcaaCAGGAGCGGTGCCCTCGTCGTTGTACCAGAAATTGAAATTAGTGATTGATGGacggttaataaccatcaatgcggaggaGGACATTATAGTCGCAGTCACTAGTAAGGCCCCTTATGTCGAGACAAACGAAGAATCTATTGagtgttcctttcgctctttagAATTCGTAAATGTGACTTTCATTTCGGAAGGGAGTGAGCTACTGGTACCAATGATAGCAACAGCTACGAGGATGGCTCTACAAATGATGGCAGGAAAAGGAGCCTTACCAGGAAAATGTTTAGGAAAGTATCTACAATGA